Proteins from a genomic interval of Lactococcus protaetiae:
- a CDS encoding MFS transporter: MKKESIFTPTFVINTLISFLFYIVFYVLTSSISTYALQQLHQSTVVSLSLSSVFVIGALIGRVWTGITITKLGMKRLLYIGGILFLALIFGYYLTTNIPLLFIIRIIQGAGFGIGATASGTIAGHIVPASRRGEGIGYYALSVTLAAAVGPALSIMIYSSLGFSYLLGLASVLLILTFVLIFFVHVKELSPSEREHALANQPKGVNKFIEKSALPISIVAFLAGFIDSAILTGMGSFSTALHIPLAGSLFFTMYAILIFLSRPLTGRIFDTKGDNWVFHPTFIFFTVAMLLVGLAGFFNPTLGFIVLLIAGGAFGLGYGGVAPFGQAIAIRDSNKERIGVATSTFFGFLDLGVGGGPIVLGAIIPLLGQGMSGFRNLYLYSAPAVIAVWIIYYLIHGKKQKVVV, translated from the coding sequence ATGAAAAAAGAAAGTATCTTTACCCCTACTTTCGTCATTAACACATTAATCAGCTTTTTATTTTATATTGTCTTTTATGTTTTGACATCATCCATCAGCACTTATGCCCTTCAACAGCTTCATCAATCTACCGTAGTGAGTTTATCACTCTCAAGTGTTTTCGTTATTGGGGCCTTGATTGGTCGCGTGTGGACAGGGATTACTATCACAAAACTTGGAATGAAACGACTACTATATATCGGAGGTATTCTTTTTCTTGCCCTAATTTTTGGTTATTATCTCACAACTAATATTCCGTTACTCTTTATTATTCGTATCATTCAGGGAGCAGGTTTTGGGATTGGAGCAACAGCTTCAGGAACCATTGCAGGTCATATCGTCCCTGCATCACGCCGCGGTGAAGGAATTGGCTATTATGCTCTTTCTGTAACACTTGCTGCTGCAGTAGGACCGGCGCTTTCAATTATGATTTATTCTTCACTAGGATTTAGCTATCTTTTAGGATTAGCATCAGTTTTACTTATTCTTACCTTTGTTCTTATTTTCTTTGTTCATGTGAAAGAACTAAGCCCAAGTGAGCGAGAACACGCCCTTGCCAATCAACCTAAAGGTGTTAATAAATTTATTGAAAAATCTGCCCTTCCTATCTCAATTGTTGCATTCCTTGCTGGGTTTATTGATTCTGCAATCTTAACAGGAATGGGCTCATTCTCAACAGCACTTCATATTCCACTTGCTGGGTCGTTATTCTTTACAATGTATGCCATTCTCATCTTCCTTTCTCGTCCATTGACAGGTCGTATCTTTGATACAAAAGGAGACAACTGGGTTTTCCATCCCACTTTTATCTTCTTTACTGTTGCAATGCTACTTGTAGGACTTGCTGGTTTCTTTAACCCAACATTAGGCTTCATCGTGTTGTTGATTGCAGGTGGTGCTTTTGGACTTGGGTATGGTGGTGTAGCACCATTTGGTCAAGCAATTGCTATTCGAGACTCCAACAAAGAACGTATTGGAGTTGCCACATCGACATTCTTTGGCTTTCTTGACCTAGGTGTTGGCGGAGGTCCAATCGTTTTGGGTGCGATCATCCCGCTATTGGGTCAAGGAATGAGTGGTTTCCGCAATCTTTATCTTTATAGTGCTCCAGCCGTTATTGCAGTTTGGATTATTTACTACCTTATTCACGGAAAAAAACAAAAAGTAGTAGTATAA
- a CDS encoding MATE family efflux transporter — protein sequence MQENLFKEIQRFAFPLMTNNFLQLIINQLILFLAVNQSIKNLAGITTIQSLLYALGGILGVVALAFNIEGGQALGKSDEKGFLQLIKSSLIVNMLIGIIFALITLVFGRLFLSITYAFDGKMLETATVYLLIQSPYIFLTLMMFLSANLIKIQNKTNDILVISLVSTGLEILLNLILVRMIHMGIIGASIASIFALLVMVFLQFWVVRHKLAQAWDERATKIKQLLRKSVPLGGQEILEGVIFTIFFEALIARLGVTTLAIYGLCAQALNIIKMPTYIYENAVTIFGSKAYGEADFSKIFRIIKIATVSSAGFYFIFSGLILWNAKRFAALFSSSEIVARFPMYLLIALVCSMFFISYEIFKGILQAMNLEKFVLRNSFVINLVMFLVMLACKLTGVTSFVLLFTIYGFNLLVLSLILFRKLMKEKINTSFYTDKSY from the coding sequence ATGCAAGAAAATCTATTTAAGGAAATCCAAAGGTTTGCGTTTCCACTGATGACTAACAATTTTCTTCAGCTTATCATCAATCAGCTGATTTTATTTTTGGCGGTCAATCAGTCAATCAAAAATTTGGCAGGAATCACAACGATACAAAGTCTGCTCTATGCATTAGGTGGAATTTTGGGCGTTGTTGCTTTAGCGTTCAACATTGAAGGAGGACAAGCACTTGGGAAGTCAGATGAGAAAGGTTTTCTCCAACTGATTAAGTCTTCGCTTATTGTCAATATGCTCATCGGAATTATTTTTGCTCTCATCACACTTGTGTTTGGGCGTTTATTTTTATCCATAACGTACGCTTTTGATGGAAAAATGCTTGAAACAGCGACAGTATATCTACTCATTCAATCTCCGTATATCTTTTTGACACTGATGATGTTTCTTTCGGCAAATTTGATTAAAATTCAAAATAAAACGAATGATATTCTCGTTATTTCCTTAGTGAGTACAGGATTAGAGATTTTGTTAAATTTAATCCTTGTTCGCATGATACATATGGGAATTATTGGAGCAAGTATTGCCTCGATTTTTGCTTTACTTGTTATGGTTTTTCTACAATTTTGGGTCGTTCGGCACAAACTGGCACAAGCTTGGGACGAAAGAGCAACAAAAATAAAACAGCTTTTGAGAAAATCTGTACCTCTTGGTGGGCAAGAAATTTTAGAAGGCGTTATTTTTACGATTTTCTTTGAAGCTTTGATTGCGCGACTTGGTGTGACTACATTAGCGATTTATGGGCTATGCGCTCAAGCGCTGAATATCATAAAAATGCCTACTTATATCTATGAAAATGCTGTAACCATCTTTGGATCTAAAGCTTATGGCGAAGCAGATTTTTCAAAGATTTTTCGAATTATCAAGATTGCAACCGTAAGTAGTGCAGGATTTTATTTCATTTTTTCAGGTTTAATTTTGTGGAATGCTAAGCGATTTGCTGCTCTTTTTTCATCAAGTGAAATTGTTGCGCGTTTTCCTATGTACTTGTTGATTGCTCTTGTTTGTTCAATGTTTTTTATTTCTTACGAGATTTTCAAAGGAATTCTTCAAGCGATGAATTTAGAAAAATTTGTTTTGCGAAATTCCTTTGTGATTAATCTCGTGATGTTTTTGGTAATGTTAGCTTGCAAGCTAACAGGAGTAACAAGTTTTGTCTTGCTTTTCACAATTTATGGATTTAATCTTCTTGTCTTGAGTCTTATCTTATTTAGAAAATTGATGAAAGAAAAAATAAATACAAGCTTTTATACTGATAAAAGTTACTGA
- a CDS encoding TetR/AcrR family transcriptional regulator, protein MVKTDDLRVKRTRKLITQAFFALLRKKKFEKISIQEIADSAMINRATFYAHYADKQDLYDSLVDDFLTSFTTILDEENLVDGSNVHVKEIETVLTRFYEFVRENPELAQIITDRAHEQSLMDRFLEILSERYAELFEKLEVRERDVIVPNDFVIAYISSILVGTLDWWVNSSKQMSAKNFAHLIIKLISNGHLTVLGVNINRES, encoded by the coding sequence ATGGTTAAAACCGATGATTTACGCGTAAAAAGAACCCGAAAGCTGATTACTCAAGCTTTTTTCGCTCTATTACGCAAGAAAAAATTTGAAAAAATTTCTATTCAGGAAATTGCGGACTCTGCAATGATTAATCGTGCTACTTTTTATGCACACTATGCTGACAAGCAAGATTTATACGATAGCCTAGTAGATGATTTTCTGACGAGCTTCACGACAATCTTGGATGAAGAAAACCTTGTTGACGGTAGCAATGTCCATGTCAAAGAAATCGAAACAGTACTGACACGCTTTTATGAATTTGTCAGAGAAAATCCCGAACTTGCGCAGATTATCACTGACAGAGCGCACGAACAAAGCTTGATGGATCGCTTTTTAGAAATCCTATCTGAACGTTACGCCGAACTTTTTGAAAAATTGGAAGTTCGCGAAAGAGATGTGATTGTCCCTAACGACTTTGTCATTGCTTATATCAGTTCAATCTTAGTCGGAACTTTAGACTGGTGGGTCAATTCCTCAAAACAAATGAGTGCCAAAAATTTTGCTCACCTCATTATCAAGCTCATTTCCAACGGACATCTTACCGTCCTAGGCGTTAACATTAATCGCGAAAGCTAA
- a CDS encoding FAD-dependent oxidoreductase, giving the protein MKVIIIGGSHAGIACARRTREEFPDAQVIIYEKQEQISFVSQSIPIYLMGKDDLLKNGGYATVESLNDEGIIVKTQTIIRKIDTAKKQIFFTQNKSNEVHSTSYDKLVLAVGSYPVLPNFSGSYRDKVYTVKNIADAKNIARLIEKAKKVIVVGAGFIGVEISQILAKRGLEVTLVQAHHYILNKYLDEVPARSIERMLEKEGVTLSLSTYPTNITEPNQPSLGSAITLFTNNDKVFEADAIIYSTGFQPNTFLLKGQAELGERGAIEVDEYMQTSVPDVFAIGDCATSTVYRLKGTHYLPHAAEALRQGEIAAINLAKPVLKLRPSQNTYNMNLDERSICSVGMTKTSAEQNGYKCGIVNYRNTYLNSDKYINAYMVYEKETHQILGLQIEGTSPEIPSYSDLISLAIQYDLTAEDLEFSDFYFKHSYKNPGGIIRPLVKLIRKEDTQSH; this is encoded by the coding sequence ATGAAAGTAATCATTATCGGAGGTTCTCATGCTGGAATTGCCTGTGCAAGACGAACACGAGAAGAATTTCCAGATGCGCAAGTCATTATTTACGAAAAACAAGAACAAATCAGTTTTGTCTCCCAATCCATCCCTATCTACTTGATGGGTAAGGACGACTTACTAAAAAATGGTGGATATGCAACAGTTGAAAGTTTGAACGATGAAGGAATTATTGTAAAAACCCAAACAATTATCAGAAAAATTGACACAGCAAAAAAACAAATTTTTTTCACTCAAAACAAATCCAATGAAGTCCACAGCACCTCCTATGACAAATTAGTCCTTGCAGTAGGCTCTTACCCCGTATTACCAAACTTTAGTGGAAGTTATCGCGATAAAGTTTACACCGTAAAAAATATCGCTGATGCCAAAAATATCGCTAGACTTATCGAAAAGGCGAAAAAAGTTATTGTCGTCGGCGCAGGATTCATCGGAGTAGAAATTTCACAAATTCTTGCAAAACGAGGACTTGAAGTCACACTTGTCCAAGCCCATCACTACATCTTAAATAAATATCTTGATGAAGTGCCCGCGCGAAGCATTGAACGTATGCTCGAAAAAGAAGGTGTCACGCTTTCTCTATCCACCTATCCTACAAATATCACCGAACCAAATCAGCCAAGTCTCGGTTCAGCCATTACCCTTTTTACAAATAATGATAAAGTCTTTGAAGCTGATGCAATCATTTATTCCACAGGATTTCAGCCAAATACTTTTTTGCTCAAAGGCCAAGCAGAATTAGGTGAACGAGGAGCAATTGAAGTTGATGAATATATGCAGACCAGTGTACCCGATGTCTTTGCCATAGGAGATTGTGCGACATCAACTGTCTACCGACTAAAAGGTACTCACTATCTCCCCCATGCCGCAGAAGCTTTACGTCAAGGAGAAATAGCTGCAATCAACCTTGCAAAACCTGTTTTGAAACTTCGTCCATCGCAAAATACTTATAATATGAATCTAGATGAACGGTCAATTTGCTCCGTCGGTATGACAAAAACAAGTGCAGAACAAAACGGCTATAAATGTGGCATAGTAAATTATAGAAATACCTATTTGAACAGTGATAAATATATCAATGCTTATATGGTTTATGAAAAAGAAACTCATCAGATTCTCGGATTACAAATTGAAGGGACATCACCCGAGATTCCTTCCTACTCCGATTTAATTTCTCTAGCCATTCAATATGATTTAACCGCCGAGGATTTAGAATTTTCCGATTTTTACTTTAAACATAGCTACAAAAATCCCGGAGGAATTATTCGTCCATTAGTTAAACTGATTAGAAAAGAAGATACACAATCCCATTAG
- a CDS encoding ABC transporter permease, translated as MRIQAIIKRILLQRKGDKRSLALLFVAPLLILSLMYLLLQVPSNVNYRVGIDNQTTETTKHLPADAQLVTQLKKNDKLTIVKVENSKRQTLNDKNLDAVITVQDHKIDVTYTNTDTGKTQVISSVLNGLVQLTQGKRTQAQIQKTVENAVEQAQTATQKATQELIDAAIKAGANPQVLQNTLKKQASSAENSSFELPKVQAMSIESHYLYGTSKLNPFDNLAPVLVSFFVFFFVFLISGISLVNERTSGTLTRMLVTPVKRSEIVAGYTVAYGFLAVVQTLLVLVWAKYVLQMKVVGHFGWVILINLLIAMIALMIGLLLSAVSKTEFQFIQFVPIAIVPQFLFSGIINVDTMSQPLQWLAHLMPLYYAVDALVKVVKQGMGFSQISFDLGVLFAIVLLLYMLNVVALKALRRT; from the coding sequence ATGAGAATACAGGCAATCATTAAACGAATTCTTCTCCAAAGAAAAGGAGATAAGCGAAGTCTAGCTTTACTCTTTGTTGCTCCACTATTGATTTTGAGCTTGATGTACCTACTTTTGCAAGTTCCCTCAAATGTAAATTATCGCGTAGGGATTGATAATCAAACAACGGAAACAACAAAGCATTTACCAGCGGATGCGCAGCTCGTCACACAACTAAAAAAGAATGATAAACTCACCATTGTAAAAGTTGAGAATAGTAAGCGACAAACATTAAATGATAAAAATCTAGACGCAGTAATAACCGTTCAAGACCATAAAATAGATGTGACTTATACTAATACTGACACAGGAAAAACTCAGGTTATATCAAGCGTTTTAAACGGTCTTGTCCAATTGACACAGGGAAAGAGAACTCAGGCGCAAATACAAAAAACAGTTGAAAATGCAGTAGAACAGGCTCAAACTGCCACTCAAAAGGCAACACAAGAATTAATTGATGCAGCGATAAAGGCAGGTGCTAATCCCCAAGTGCTACAAAATACGCTTAAAAAACAGGCATCTAGCGCAGAAAATTCCAGTTTTGAGCTACCTAAAGTACAAGCGATGAGTATTGAAAGTCATTATCTTTATGGAACGAGTAAACTCAATCCTTTTGACAATCTTGCTCCAGTTTTAGTTTCTTTCTTCGTATTCTTCTTTGTATTTCTTATTAGTGGTATCAGTCTAGTTAATGAACGAACTTCTGGGACCTTGACTCGGATGCTAGTGACACCTGTCAAGCGGAGTGAGATTGTTGCTGGATATACAGTTGCATATGGTTTTCTTGCTGTTGTTCAGACGCTTCTTGTATTAGTATGGGCGAAATATGTTCTCCAAATGAAAGTAGTTGGGCATTTTGGTTGGGTTATTTTGATTAATCTTCTAATTGCGATGATTGCTTTGATGATTGGTTTGCTCTTATCCGCTGTTTCCAAAACAGAATTTCAATTTATCCAATTTGTTCCGATTGCCATCGTTCCTCAGTTTTTGTTTTCGGGGATTATCAATGTTGATACGATGAGTCAGCCTTTGCAGTGGTTGGCGCATTTGATGCCACTTTACTATGCAGTAGATGCACTTGTGAAAGTAGTTAAGCAAGGAATGGGATTTAGTCAAATTTCTTTTGATTTGGGAGTACTTTTTGCTATTGTCTTGCTACTTTATATGCTCAATGTTGTTGCGTTGAAGGCTCTACGGAGAACGTGA
- a CDS encoding ABC transporter ATP-binding protein, producing the protein MENAVSVKNLTVKFDKIPVLNQLSLELKKGEIVGLIGPSGAGKSTFINALLGMVKPNVGEIKIFGKEIPNRQIMAKIGFMAQSDALFTELTGRQNLEFFGSLQGIAKKDLAEKMIKSAQIVNLTADLDKRISGYSGGMKRRLSLAIALTADAPLILLDEPTVGIDPELRRDIWDELREQAAKGKAILVTTHVMDEAERCNQVLLLRDGKFVAQGTPVELKTQYDATSIEEVFIKAGQELEHSKNMGVDK; encoded by the coding sequence ATGGAAAATGCAGTTTCTGTAAAAAATCTGACGGTAAAGTTTGATAAAATACCAGTCTTAAATCAACTTTCGTTGGAGCTTAAAAAGGGAGAGATAGTAGGACTTATTGGTCCTTCGGGTGCTGGGAAATCTACATTTATTAATGCGCTCTTAGGGATGGTAAAGCCAAATGTTGGTGAAATAAAAATTTTTGGTAAAGAAATCCCTAATCGGCAGATTATGGCTAAGATTGGTTTTATGGCACAATCAGATGCTCTTTTCACAGAACTAACTGGCCGTCAAAATCTTGAGTTTTTTGGAAGCCTTCAAGGAATAGCGAAAAAAGACTTGGCTGAAAAGATGATAAAATCAGCGCAAATTGTGAATTTGACAGCAGATTTAGATAAACGAATCAGTGGGTATTCTGGAGGGATGAAGCGAAGATTAAGTTTGGCAATTGCTCTTACGGCAGATGCCCCATTGATTTTACTGGATGAACCGACTGTTGGAATTGATCCTGAACTTCGTCGTGATATTTGGGATGAGCTACGTGAGCAAGCTGCGAAAGGGAAAGCAATTTTGGTAACGACTCATGTCATGGATGAAGCTGAAAGGTGTAATCAAGTTTTACTCCTACGTGATGGCAAATTTGTAGCACAAGGAACGCCAGTGGAACTTAAAACGCAGTATGATGCAACGAGTATCGAGGAAGTCTTTATAAAAGCGGGGCAAGAATTAGAACACTCAAAAAATATGGGAGTTGACAAATGA
- a CDS encoding TetR/AcrR family transcriptional regulator, with product MTESAITTLYEQTLDKLEHLTERQKLVLRAALKLFASQGFEATSTAQIAAEAGVASGSVYKQFKNKQELLVAVLAPLFQGTLDAMADEFADSAFNVEYETLEDFINALVVDRMTYIHDNFQEIRLLFGQLLTNSTFTTQVKSFFGEQLQKLVVPTINRLQKENKMVNLPHDIIFEMAFGMVVAYFGKILIGLDCRTLEEETKYVSQLLIKALRV from the coding sequence ATGACAGAATCAGCAATTACTACACTTTATGAGCAAACTTTAGATAAACTCGAACATCTTACAGAGCGACAAAAGTTAGTTTTACGCGCAGCATTAAAACTTTTTGCATCGCAGGGATTTGAAGCGACATCAACTGCTCAAATCGCTGCAGAAGCAGGAGTAGCATCTGGGTCAGTCTATAAACAATTTAAAAATAAACAAGAACTGTTAGTTGCCGTACTTGCTCCATTGTTTCAAGGAACGTTAGACGCGATGGCAGATGAATTTGCTGATAGTGCATTTAATGTTGAATATGAAACATTAGAAGATTTTATCAATGCTTTGGTAGTAGATAGGATGACCTATATCCACGATAATTTTCAAGAGATAAGGTTACTTTTTGGACAACTTTTGACAAATTCGACATTTACGACACAAGTTAAATCGTTTTTTGGAGAGCAACTTCAAAAGTTGGTTGTCCCAACAATAAACCGTCTCCAAAAGGAAAACAAGATGGTTAATTTACCTCATGATATTATTTTTGAGATGGCTTTTGGCATGGTTGTTGCTTATTTTGGGAAAATCCTGATAGGACTTGACTGCAGAACGCTTGAAGAAGAAACAAAGTATGTAAGTCAATTGCTCATTAAAGCATTGAGAGTTTAA
- a CDS encoding pseudouridine synthase, whose product MRLDKFLAEAGIGTRSSVKILLKKGLVTVAGQVQKDGRFQVDKNSVEVCFDGNPLIYQEFYYYLLNKPQGVVSATKDNLFKTVVQLLDKKDFREDIFPVGRLDKNTEGLLILTNDGALGHDLTQPKKHVEKEYFARIDGKVTSEIIDKFATGLTLKNGEKVKPGELYSEKVYESDTQSGWMSEIRIVIHEGKFHQVKRMFEAVEMYVLYLKRIRMGNLKLDKNLKLGDYRVLTIEEIENIKK is encoded by the coding sequence ATGAGATTAGACAAATTTTTAGCAGAAGCAGGAATCGGAACACGGAGTAGCGTCAAGATTTTATTAAAAAAAGGTCTGGTGACTGTTGCTGGACAAGTGCAAAAAGATGGACGCTTTCAAGTTGATAAAAATTCAGTTGAAGTTTGTTTTGATGGGAATCCGCTCATTTATCAGGAATTTTATTATTATTTGTTGAATAAACCTCAAGGCGTTGTATCAGCTACGAAAGATAATCTTTTTAAAACAGTCGTCCAGCTATTAGACAAAAAAGATTTTCGTGAAGATATTTTTCCCGTTGGGCGATTGGATAAAAATACAGAAGGACTCCTTATCTTAACCAATGATGGTGCGTTAGGTCATGATTTGACTCAGCCCAAAAAGCACGTAGAGAAAGAATATTTCGCACGAATTGATGGAAAAGTAACAAGCGAAATTATTGATAAGTTTGCAACAGGCTTGACCCTAAAAAATGGAGAAAAAGTGAAACCAGGCGAGCTTTACTCAGAAAAAGTGTATGAAAGTGACACTCAAAGTGGCTGGATGAGCGAGATTCGCATTGTTATCCACGAAGGAAAATTTCATCAAGTTAAGCGAATGTTTGAAGCCGTAGAAATGTATGTTCTTTACCTTAAACGAATAAGAATGGGCAATCTAAAATTAGATAAAAATCTAAAGCTAGGAGATTACCGTGTTTTAACAATAGAAGAAATTGAAAATATAAAAAAGTGA
- a CDS encoding MFS transporter: protein MKKYSFTFFLVMFLIGTDTFLISPLLPTLSRLYGITASLSGWLVSAYAIGYAVFALISGPFSDGRNRKKVMMFGFAGFALATFLCAFATSFVLMLIFRFLAGVAASFVTPQVWAMIPLIAPKNQVVKMIGFASSGLALAQIAGVPLGSFLATVNWRTPFVLISFCTVLLFFLVGKFLPTSSATKQANKGFISIYKVILNNKKAVNFLIGYLIFQTGNFTVFIFIGTWFSHQFHLDLSQVGASMMILGLGQFVGSTFGNKIINRLGLAKSLWMALLTLCILYLILPWLSSLVFILSFLALIFVVNGFIFPVFMALLQTTTETARSTVSSLSNAAMYAGTTLAGLIGGSLFTHFPHFLGIAYFVIFTYLIALSIYKYSGLFRGKIY from the coding sequence ATGAAAAAATACTCATTCACTTTCTTTCTGGTCATGTTTCTCATTGGTACAGATACTTTCCTTATCTCTCCGCTCTTGCCTACATTATCTCGACTTTATGGGATTACAGCGAGCTTATCTGGCTGGCTTGTTTCTGCCTATGCTATTGGTTATGCAGTTTTTGCGCTAATTAGCGGACCATTTTCTGACGGGCGAAATCGTAAGAAAGTTATGATGTTCGGCTTTGCAGGCTTTGCTCTTGCCACTTTTCTGTGTGCTTTTGCGACCAGTTTTGTCCTCATGCTCATTTTTCGTTTTCTCGCAGGTGTCGCAGCCTCCTTTGTCACACCGCAAGTTTGGGCGATGATTCCGCTTATAGCACCTAAAAATCAGGTGGTCAAAATGATTGGTTTTGCAAGTTCAGGGCTTGCTCTAGCGCAGATTGCAGGTGTTCCACTGGGCAGTTTTCTTGCCACAGTCAACTGGCGTACACCTTTTGTTTTGATTTCATTTTGCACTGTTTTACTATTCTTTTTAGTCGGAAAATTTTTGCCCACATCATCAGCAACAAAGCAGGCTAATAAAGGATTTATAAGTATTTACAAAGTTATTTTAAACAATAAAAAAGCAGTTAATTTTCTCATCGGTTACCTGATTTTTCAAACTGGAAATTTTACCGTATTTATTTTTATCGGTACTTGGTTCAGCCATCAGTTTCATCTTGACCTCTCGCAGGTTGGCGCAAGCATGATGATACTTGGATTAGGACAGTTTGTAGGCTCAACTTTTGGAAATAAAATCATCAATCGTCTAGGGCTTGCAAAATCGCTCTGGATGGCTTTGTTGACGCTTTGCATCCTCTATCTGATTTTACCTTGGCTTAGCTCTCTTGTGTTCATTCTTTCATTTTTAGCGCTTATTTTTGTAGTTAATGGTTTCATTTTCCCAGTTTTCATGGCACTCTTGCAGACTACGACTGAAACGGCGCGTAGCACGGTATCGAGCCTGTCAAATGCTGCGATGTACGCAGGAACTACACTTGCGGGACTTATCGGCGGTAGCTTGTTTACTCATTTCCCTCACTTTTTGGGTATTGCATACTTTGTGATATTTACTTACCTTATTGCTTTATCTATTTACAAATATAGTGGGCTTTTCAGAGGTAAAATTTACTGA
- a CDS encoding ArsR/SmtB family transcription factor, producing the protein MNINISEKPDNETLTKIFHALSDPTRLEVLRLLVSRSSDECNCTVLGENLDMSQPTMSYHMKTLREAGLINTRKASREKIVSLNQETFDKYLPHFLDLL; encoded by the coding sequence ATGAATATCAATATATCAGAAAAACCTGATAATGAAACACTAACCAAGATTTTTCACGCTTTATCTGATCCAACTCGTCTAGAAGTTTTGCGTCTTTTAGTGTCACGTAGTTCTGATGAGTGCAACTGCACGGTACTTGGCGAAAATTTGGATATGAGTCAGCCCACCATGTCTTACCATATGAAAACTTTGCGTGAGGCTGGACTTATCAATACTCGTAAGGCTTCGCGCGAAAAAATCGTTTCGCTCAATCAGGAAACATTTGACAAATATCTTCCACATTTCCTAGATTTGCTTTGA